In one window of Kitasatospora sp. MMS16-BH015 DNA:
- a CDS encoding ABC transporter ATP-binding protein has translation MIRFDGAAKRHPDGTIAVEGLDLDVPAGRITVLVGPSGCGKTTLLRMVNRMVEPTAGRVLLDGADVAGLPAAKLRRGIGYVIQQAGLFPHRRVIDNVATVPRLLGWDRKRARARAAELLELVGLPPETARRYPFQLSGGQQQRVGVARALAADPPVLLMDEPFSAVDPVVRAGLQEELLRLQNELNKTVLFVTHDIEEAVRLGDQIVVLREHGRIAQLADPHTLLTAPADEGVAAFLGRDRGLRGLGLRPAASVTVQPINGPLRHGGWQLTTDAEGRPTEWRHTDGRRQDVPVFHPATDTLRSALDAAVLSPTALAVAVDATGRAVGAADRAAVLAALAEPASTGGPTGTGRPTGTGGPTGKTGAESTTGPVEEPESADGR, from the coding sequence GTGATCAGATTCGACGGCGCGGCCAAGCGCCACCCCGACGGCACCATCGCCGTCGAGGGGCTAGACCTGGACGTGCCCGCCGGGCGAATAACCGTACTCGTGGGCCCCTCCGGCTGCGGGAAGACCACCCTGCTGCGGATGGTCAACCGGATGGTCGAGCCGACGGCGGGCCGGGTGCTGCTCGACGGCGCCGACGTGGCCGGGCTGCCCGCCGCCAAGCTGCGGCGCGGCATCGGGTACGTCATCCAGCAGGCCGGGCTCTTCCCGCACCGCCGGGTGATCGACAACGTGGCGACCGTGCCGCGGCTGCTCGGCTGGGACCGCAAGCGGGCCCGGGCCCGGGCCGCCGAGCTGCTGGAGCTGGTCGGTCTGCCGCCCGAGACGGCGCGGCGGTACCCCTTCCAGCTCTCCGGCGGCCAGCAGCAGCGCGTCGGGGTGGCCCGGGCGCTGGCGGCCGATCCGCCGGTGCTGCTGATGGACGAGCCGTTCAGCGCCGTCGACCCGGTGGTGCGGGCCGGGCTCCAGGAGGAACTGCTGCGACTGCAGAACGAGTTGAACAAGACCGTGCTGTTCGTCACGCACGACATCGAGGAGGCGGTGCGGCTCGGCGACCAGATCGTGGTGCTGCGCGAGCACGGCCGGATCGCCCAACTCGCCGACCCGCACACCCTGTTGACCGCCCCGGCGGACGAGGGCGTGGCCGCCTTCCTCGGCCGTGACCGCGGCCTGCGCGGCCTCGGCCTGCGCCCGGCCGCCTCCGTCACCGTGCAGCCGATCAACGGCCCACTGCGGCACGGTGGTTGGCAGCTGACCACGGACGCCGAGGGCCGCCCCACCGAGTGGCGGCACACCGACGGCCGCCGCCAGGACGTGCCCGTCTTCCACCCCGCCACCGATACCCTGCGCTCCGCCCTGGACGCCGCCGTGCTCTCCCCCACCGCCCTCGCGGTGGCGGTGGACGCCACCGGCCGCGCCGTCGGCGCGGCCGACCGGGCCGCCGTGCTGGCCGCCCTCGCGGAGCCCGCGAGCACGGGCGGGCCCACGGGCACGGGCCGGCCGACGGGCACAGGCGGGCCCACGGGCAAGACCGGGGCCGAGAGCACGACCGGGCCCGTCGAGGAGCCGGAGAGCGCCGATGGACGGTGA
- a CDS encoding rhodanese-like domain-containing protein: MVTTVEQLVERSRAGVHRPEPREAHEAAGRGALLVDIRPEAQRAREGSIPGALVIERNVLEWRLDPVGSHRIPEATGYELEVIVVCSEGYASSLAAASLRELGLTRATDLAGGFVAWAAAGLPTA, encoded by the coding sequence GTGGTGACGACGGTGGAGCAGTTGGTGGAGCGGTCCAGGGCCGGGGTGCACCGGCCGGAGCCGCGCGAGGCGCACGAGGCGGCCGGCCGGGGTGCGCTGCTGGTGGACATCCGGCCGGAGGCGCAGCGGGCCCGGGAGGGGTCGATCCCCGGGGCGCTGGTGATCGAGCGGAACGTGCTGGAGTGGCGGCTCGACCCGGTGGGCAGCCACCGCATCCCGGAGGCCACCGGCTACGAGCTGGAAGTGATCGTGGTCTGCTCCGAGGGGTACGCCTCCAGCCTGGCCGCGGCCTCGCTCCGCGAGCTCGGGCTGACCCGGGCCACCGACCTGGCGGGCGGCTTCGTGGCCTGGGCCGCAGCCGGACTGCCCACCGCCTGA
- a CDS encoding cysteine dioxygenase family protein produces the protein MTVELAIAPSATAAPTATTAAPAPLSPAALRRIVTELAERPAEWLHRVRLSAGERWYERVVLTEDHEVWLISWLPGQSTGFHDHGGSRGAFTVALGELEEYSFGAQGALTTRRVGSGTARAFGPEYLHDIRNTSAGPAVTLHAYSPPLNEMTRYELRAAGLVRTATEGPEQW, from the coding sequence ATGACCGTCGAACTCGCCATCGCCCCGAGCGCCACCGCCGCCCCGACCGCCACCACCGCCGCGCCGGCCCCGCTCTCGCCCGCCGCGCTGCGCCGGATCGTCACCGAGCTGGCCGAGCGGCCCGCGGAGTGGCTGCACCGGGTGCGACTCTCGGCCGGCGAGCGCTGGTACGAACGGGTCGTGCTGACCGAGGACCACGAGGTCTGGCTGATCAGCTGGCTGCCGGGGCAGTCCACCGGCTTCCACGACCACGGCGGCTCGCGCGGGGCGTTCACGGTGGCGCTCGGCGAGCTGGAGGAGTACTCGTTCGGCGCCCAGGGGGCGCTCACCACCCGCCGGGTGGGCTCGGGGACCGCGCGGGCCTTCGGGCCGGAGTACCTGCACGACATCCGCAACACCTCCGCCGGCCCGGCCGTCACGCTGCACGCGTACTCGCCGCCGCTGAACGAGATGACCCGTTACGAACTGCGGGCCGCCGGGCTGGTCCGCACCGCGACCGAAGGGCCTGAGCAGTGGTGA
- a CDS encoding sensor histidine kinase KdpD, with the protein MRLATRIALSVTVVVPLLVLAAGLTVLGLVNRDLHHQQDTRLQSRAAAVLPDIRALLIAERDDRQKVEQNQHRKVLDDALDAGIRVTSADGTVLLTAGPQPPDSLQLAADTPGGPVTVRAKGHSWRMLAESVPVNGAAPGTLRLFVPATATDPQLSAVRGRVLFVALVAAPVSGLLAYGLAGRATASVRRLSRRAAELDPGAGPAAFTATPVNIAEVDELSGSIAGLLTRYEEQAARTSQALDTARSFSATASHELRTPLMSMRTDLDVLAAHPDLPAAERAEILADLQRDHARMLELLTALRMLAQGELVEVSAFGPVELAELVDSAVTAARRSHPEAELHAELPGEVRVFGWEAGLRILVANLLTNAVVHGHQPGEPARIRVRLQAGTGRDGTARALLTVEDRGPGIPPAEREAVFHRFHHRPGSPGSGLGLTLVAQQAALHRGTVTVTTPAEGPGTRFELRLPLLRADAPTLRLPAVHGWL; encoded by the coding sequence ATGAGACTCGCCACCCGGATCGCGCTCTCGGTGACCGTGGTCGTGCCGCTCCTGGTGCTGGCCGCCGGCCTGACCGTGCTCGGCCTGGTCAACCGCGACCTGCACCACCAGCAGGACACCCGCCTCCAGAGCCGCGCCGCCGCCGTGCTGCCCGACATCCGGGCCCTGCTGATCGCCGAGCGCGACGACCGGCAGAAGGTGGAGCAGAACCAGCACCGCAAGGTGCTGGACGACGCGCTGGACGCGGGCATCCGGGTGACCAGCGCCGACGGCACGGTGCTGCTCACGGCCGGTCCGCAGCCGCCGGACTCCCTGCAGCTCGCCGCCGACACCCCGGGCGGTCCGGTCACCGTCCGTGCCAAGGGCCACAGTTGGCGCATGCTCGCGGAGTCGGTGCCGGTGAACGGCGCGGCGCCGGGCACCCTGCGGCTGTTCGTCCCCGCCACCGCCACCGACCCGCAGCTGTCGGCCGTCCGCGGCCGGGTGCTGTTCGTGGCGCTGGTCGCCGCACCGGTCTCCGGCCTGCTCGCGTACGGGCTGGCCGGGCGGGCCACCGCCTCGGTGCGGCGGCTCAGCCGCCGGGCCGCCGAGCTCGACCCGGGCGCCGGGCCGGCCGCCTTCACCGCCACCCCGGTCAACATCGCCGAGGTGGACGAACTCTCCGGCTCCATCGCCGGGTTGCTCACCCGGTACGAGGAGCAGGCGGCCCGTACCAGCCAGGCGCTGGACACCGCCCGCTCCTTCTCCGCGACCGCCTCGCACGAGCTGCGCACCCCGCTGATGAGCATGCGCACCGATCTGGACGTGCTGGCCGCCCACCCCGATCTGCCGGCCGCCGAGCGGGCCGAGATCCTGGCCGACCTGCAGCGCGACCACGCCCGGATGCTGGAGCTGCTCACCGCTCTGCGGATGCTCGCCCAGGGCGAGTTGGTGGAGGTCTCCGCCTTCGGACCGGTGGAGCTGGCCGAGTTGGTCGACTCCGCCGTCACCGCCGCCCGGCGCAGCCACCCGGAGGCCGAGCTGCACGCCGAACTGCCCGGCGAGGTGCGGGTGTTCGGCTGGGAGGCGGGCCTGCGGATCCTGGTGGCCAATCTGCTGACCAACGCCGTGGTGCACGGCCACCAGCCCGGCGAACCGGCCCGGATCCGCGTCCGCCTCCAGGCCGGCACCGGCCGGGACGGCACCGCCCGGGCCCTGCTCACCGTGGAGGACCGGGGCCCCGGCATCCCGCCCGCCGAGCGCGAGGCCGTCTTCCACCGCTTCCACCACCGCCCCGGCAGCCCCGGCTCGGGCCTGGGCCTCACCCTGGTGGCCCAGCAGGCCGCCCTGCACCGCGGCACCGTCACCGTCACCACCCCGGCCGAGGGCCCCGGCACCCGCTTCGAGCTCCGCCTCCCGCTGCTCCGGGCCGACGCCCCCACCCTCCGACTCCCCGCCGTCCACGGCTGGCTGTGA
- a CDS encoding response regulator transcription factor, whose translation MTSPPNAGRVLVADDDAAIRRSLERGLRLSGFAVQLAADGPAALAALTGPAAPDVVVLDVTMPGLTGTEVCRTLRARGDETPVLMLSALDEVTDRVAGLQAGADDYLVKPFALEELVLRLHALLRRRPAQAPSGVLRAGPLEIDPATRQARREGVELRLTRREFELLEQLVRNAGIVLTRDQLLDRVWGYDFDVRTDAVDTFVSYLRRKLEAGGHPRLIHTVRGVGFVLRLPEPANGGRP comes from the coding sequence ATGACGAGCCCACCGAACGCCGGGCGGGTGCTGGTGGCCGACGACGACGCGGCCATCCGCCGCTCGCTGGAGCGCGGGCTGCGCCTCAGCGGATTCGCCGTGCAGCTGGCGGCCGACGGCCCGGCCGCCCTCGCCGCGCTGACCGGGCCGGCCGCGCCGGACGTGGTGGTGCTGGACGTGACGATGCCCGGGCTGACCGGCACCGAGGTCTGCCGCACGCTGCGCGCCCGGGGCGACGAGACCCCGGTGCTGATGCTCTCCGCCCTCGACGAGGTGACCGACCGGGTGGCCGGGCTCCAGGCGGGGGCCGACGACTACCTGGTCAAGCCCTTCGCACTGGAGGAGCTGGTGCTCCGGCTGCACGCCCTGCTCCGCCGCCGTCCGGCCCAGGCCCCCTCGGGGGTGCTCCGGGCCGGACCGCTGGAGATCGATCCGGCCACCCGGCAGGCCCGCCGCGAGGGCGTCGAACTCCGGCTCACGAGACGCGAGTTCGAGCTGCTGGAGCAGCTGGTGCGGAACGCCGGGATCGTGCTCACCCGCGACCAGCTGCTGGACCGGGTCTGGGGCTACGACTTCGACGTGCGCACCGACGCCGTGGACACCTTCGTCAGCTACCTGCGCCGCAAGCTGGAGGCGGGCGGCCACCCCCGGCTGATCCACACCGTCCGGGGCGTGGGCTTCGTGCTCCGCCTGCCGGAGCCCGCGAACGGAGGCCGGCCATGA
- a CDS encoding GlsB/YeaQ/YmgE family stress response membrane protein, translating into MGIVSWIILGLIAGAIAKILLPGRDPGGFVVTTLIGIAGSFVGGWLSSTFLHHSVAKHFWDPATWGSAIVGAFVLLVLYRIFFGNSRN; encoded by the coding sequence ATGGGTATTGTCAGTTGGATCATCCTCGGCCTGATCGCCGGGGCGATCGCGAAGATCCTGCTGCCGGGGCGCGACCCGGGCGGCTTCGTGGTGACCACGCTGATCGGTATCGCGGGGTCGTTCGTCGGCGGCTGGCTCTCCAGCACCTTCCTGCACCACTCGGTGGCCAAGCACTTCTGGGACCCGGCCACCTGGGGCTCGGCCATCGTCGGTGCCTTCGTGCTGCTCGTGCTCTACCGGATCTTCTTCGGCAACTCCCGCAACTGA
- a CDS encoding putative Ig domain-containing protein, whose protein sequence is MAATGLMATTAFAAPTPATGPAAGHPVTTKRVCAAPTHPGQMACLALARTDLAPQHSLAPNATPSGYGPSDLTGAYKLPAGGSGQTVAIVDSNDDPNAESDLATYRSTYGLPACTTANGCFKKVDQRGGTSYPAGDTGWAGEISLDVDMVSAVCPACHILLVEADSATMDNLGAAVNTAVSLGAKYVSNSYGGSEDSTDPTSDSSYFNHPGVAITVSSGDSGYGVEYPAASKYVTAVGGTSLSRASNSRGWSESVWGSSAGGNGAGSGCSTYDAKPSWQKDTGCTNRTVADVSAVADPATGLAVYQTYGGSGWAVYGGTSASSPIIAGVYALAGAPAAGSSPASFPYAHTSSLFDVTSGSNGSCSPTYLCTAGTGYDGPTGLGTPNGTAAFTGGTTGGNTVTVTSPGNQSTAQGGSASLQISASDSAAGQTLSYGASGLPTGLSINSATGLITGTASTAGTFSVTVTASDTTGASGSASFTWTVIGAGGGCTGAQLLGNPGFETGSASPWTATAGVIDSSSSEAAHSGSWKAWLDGYGTSHTDSISQSVKIPAGCHASLSFYLHIDTAETGTTAYDKLTVAANSTTLATFTNVNAANGYTLRTYDLSSLAGQTVTVKFTGVEDSSLQTSFVIDDTALNVS, encoded by the coding sequence ATGGCGGCCACCGGGCTGATGGCCACCACGGCCTTCGCCGCCCCTACCCCCGCCACCGGCCCCGCGGCCGGCCACCCCGTGACCACCAAGCGGGTCTGCGCGGCGCCCACGCACCCCGGCCAGATGGCCTGTCTGGCGCTGGCCCGCACCGACCTCGCCCCGCAGCACTCGCTGGCCCCGAACGCCACCCCCTCCGGCTACGGCCCGAGCGATCTGACCGGCGCGTACAAGCTGCCCGCCGGCGGCTCCGGCCAGACCGTGGCGATCGTCGACTCCAACGACGACCCGAACGCCGAATCCGACCTGGCGACCTACCGGTCCACCTACGGCCTGCCCGCCTGCACCACGGCGAACGGCTGCTTCAAGAAGGTGGACCAGCGCGGCGGCACCAGCTACCCCGCCGGGGACACCGGCTGGGCCGGTGAGATCTCGCTGGACGTCGACATGGTGAGCGCCGTCTGCCCGGCCTGCCACATCCTGCTGGTCGAGGCCGACAGCGCGACCATGGACAACCTCGGCGCAGCGGTCAACACCGCCGTCTCGCTCGGGGCGAAGTACGTCTCCAACAGCTACGGCGGTTCGGAGGACTCCACCGACCCCACCTCCGACAGCTCGTACTTCAACCACCCGGGCGTGGCGATCACCGTCTCCTCCGGCGACTCCGGCTACGGCGTCGAGTACCCGGCCGCCTCCAAGTACGTGACGGCCGTCGGCGGCACCAGCCTGAGCCGGGCCTCCAACAGCCGCGGCTGGTCCGAGTCGGTCTGGGGCTCCAGCGCCGGCGGCAACGGCGCGGGCTCCGGCTGCTCCACGTACGACGCCAAGCCGAGCTGGCAGAAGGACACCGGCTGCACCAACCGCACCGTCGCCGACGTCTCCGCCGTGGCCGACCCGGCCACCGGGCTCGCGGTCTACCAGACCTACGGCGGCTCCGGCTGGGCCGTGTACGGCGGCACCTCCGCCTCCTCCCCGATCATCGCCGGCGTCTACGCCCTGGCCGGCGCCCCGGCCGCGGGCAGCAGCCCGGCCTCCTTCCCGTACGCCCACACCTCCTCGCTGTTCGACGTGACCAGCGGCTCCAACGGCTCCTGCTCCCCGACCTACCTCTGCACGGCGGGCACCGGCTACGACGGCCCGACCGGCCTCGGCACCCCGAACGGCACCGCCGCCTTCACCGGTGGCACCACCGGCGGCAACACGGTGACCGTCACCAGCCCCGGCAACCAGTCGACGGCGCAGGGCGGTTCGGCCAGCCTCCAGATCAGCGCGAGCGACTCGGCCGCCGGCCAGACCCTCAGCTACGGCGCGAGCGGTCTGCCCACCGGCCTGTCGATCAACTCCGCCACCGGCCTGATCACCGGCACCGCCTCCACCGCCGGCACCTTCAGCGTCACCGTGACCGCCTCCGACACCACCGGCGCCTCCGGCTCGGCCTCCTTCACCTGGACCGTCATCGGCGCCGGCGGCGGCTGCACCGGCGCCCAACTGCTCGGCAACCCCGGCTTCGAGACCGGCAGCGCCTCGCCCTGGACGGCCACCGCCGGCGTCATCGACAGCAGCAGCAGCGAGGCCGCCCACTCCGGCAGCTGGAAGGCCTGGCTGGACGGCTACGGCACCTCGCACACCGACTCGATCAGCCAGAGCGTGAAGATCCCGGCCGGCTGCCACGCCAGCCTGAGCTTCTACCTCCACATCGACACCGCGGAGACCGGCACCACGGCCTACGACAAGCTGACCGTGGCAGCCAACTCCACCACCCTGGCCACCTTCACCAACGTCAACGCGGCCAACGGCTACACCCTGCGGACCTACGACCTGTCCTCGCTCGCCGGGCAGACCGTGACCGTCAAGTTCACCGGGGTCGAGGACTCCTCGCTCCAGACCAGCTTCGTGATCGACGACACCGCGCTCAACGTGTCCTGA